The region GCGAGGGTGAGGCAGGAGTTGACGCGGCGGCCATCGACGAGGACGGTGCAGGCTCCGCACTGGCCATGGTCGCAACCCTTCTTGGTGCCGGTGAGGTCGAGTTGCTCGCGGAGGGCGTCGAGGAGGCTGGTGCGGGTGTCGACGGAGAGGTTCTGGGATGCGCCGTTGACCTTGAGGGTGATGGACTTCATCTGCGGCTGGGCAGTGGCCGGGGATGCGGGTGCAGCGAGCGCTACGCCGGGGAGGCCGGTGGCTGTGGCGGCGGAGAGGATGCCGGCGGCCTTGACGAAGCTGCGGCGGCTTAGCTCCGGGCCTGAGGCTTCCTGCGTAGCTGCGTCTTCCAAGGCGCTGACTTCGTCAATCTCGATATCCGTACAAGGGGAAGAGCTCATATGTTGCCTCGATGTTGGGGTAAGCTTTGGAAATACCTTTTGCAATGACTGCTGCTGGACCACTGAGTAGACGGGCAGGCTCCGTGAAAAGATGCCCCGTTGGATGCCTCGTACAAGCGAAGCATGGCGCAGGCGTTCGACGCCGTCAACAGGCCGGTTTCATGGCTATTTGGTTTCATACGTTTCAAGTCACACCGATGGTTGATTCACTTTCGAGGAGATGTTTCGATGCGTTCTGGATTGGGTTTTGGGATTGTGGCGGCTGCGGCCATGCTTTGTGGAGTGGTAGAGCCGATGTCGGCACAGAGCGCGGCTGCGAGCCGCCGTGGGACCCAGGGCGAGGCGGCTACCGCGCCGGAAGAGCAGAGCGTTCCGATTCCGCCGGAGACCACGTCCGTGACCAAGCATGACTGGACCGGTGGCGGCCAGACGATCCACTACACGGCGACTGCGGGCAACATCCTGATCCGCGACGAGAAGGACAAGGTCAACGGGAGCATCTTCTATACGGCCTATACGCAGGACGGGGTGGAGTCAAAGAACAGGCCGGTGACGTTCTTCTATAACGGTGGCCCGGGAGCCGCGACGATCTGGCTGCATATGGGTTCGTTTGGGCCGGTACGCGTGATCACGCAGAGCCCGGAGGCGACGAGCCCAGCGCCGTTTGAGACGGTGGCGAATCAGTACAGCTTGATTGATCGGTCTGACTTGGTGTTCATTGACGCGCCGTTGTGCGGCTTCTCGCGTGCGGTGGGTAAGGGGACGGCAAAGGATTTTGCCGGGACCGACCAGGATATTCATGCGTTCGAGCAGTTCATCAGCCGCTACATCACGGTGAACCAGCGGTGGAACTCACCCAAGTTTCTATTTGGGGAGAGCTATGGGACGACTCGGTCGGCGGGGTTGGTGAGTGCGCTGCAGAACGACGGCATCGAGTTCAATGGTGTCACGCTGCTTTCGACGATCCTGAACTATGGCGTGCGCAGCGCTGGGTATGACACGGAGGTGATCGGGTATGTGCCTTCGTATGCGGCGATTGCGTGGCAGCACAACAAGGTGAAGCATACGGGCTCGATTGCGGATTGGGTGGAGCAGGCGCGGAAGTTTGCGGGCGGACCTTATCTGGCCGCGCTGCGGGAGGGCGATGCGCTTCCGCCGGCGGAGTTCGACGCGATTGCGACGAAGCTGGCTGGTTTCACCGGGCTGAGCGTGGGGTATATCAAGGAGGCTCGGCTGCGGATTGCGCCGACGCGTTTCCGCAAGGAGCTTCTGCGGGATGACGACAAGATCCTGGGGCGGTATGACGCTCGGTTTGAGGCGTATGACGTGGATGCGGCGGGGGAGAATCCGGGTTTCGATCCGTCCGATACCGGGATTAGCGGCGCTTATGTGGCTGCGTTTCATGACTATATTCAGCGGGAGCTGAAGTACATGAGCACGGAGCCGTACTACCTGTCCGGGCCTGGTGTCAGCGCGGCTTGGGACTTCAAGCATCGGCCGAGCGGGGCGCAGGGTGGCGGCGGCGGACGGGGCGAGCAGCCGGTGCCGGACGTCGCGATGGACCTGGCGGATGCGATGCGGAAGAATCCGAAGCTGCGGGTGTTTTCCGCGAATGGGTACTTCGACCTGGCGACGCCGTTCTTCAATACGGAGTACGATCTGCACCACATGCTGCTGCCGCCGGCGATTGCGAGCAACATTCAGTTTGGGTACTATCCGGCTGGGCACATGGTGTATCTGAACGTGGATGCGCTGAAGACGATGAAGGGCGATATGGAGCGGTTCTACGGGGAGGCTACGCGGCGATAAGCGGCGACCTCGGTGCTTGATTTTTGGGGCAAAACCGAGGTAAGATAGAGCGTTGCGTTGAATCTGGCGAGAGCTACTATCTGAAGGAGCCGTATGGCGAAGCGTCGTGGAAATCCGAACTGGGGCAAGCCGGAGCCGATTGGCCCTGTTGTGCCGACCGTTACCTCCTTTGAGCAGGTCGTCAAAGAGTACAAGCTGACCCCGGACCAGTACATCCGGTCTACGCGTCTGCGGGAGTGGGCGAGGCGGAACAAGAACTCGAAGTACATCCCGGAGGCGCTGCTTGAGGCGTGGGGATTCGAGATCGAGTCGACCCTGTAACGGATGTGGAAAACGAAAAACGCCGCCTGATGAGGGCGGCGTTTTTGTCTTGGCGTTTTGTCTTACAGATGAGAAGAGGGTTTCATGGCACATGACGGTAGTTTGTTCGCTGGAGTAGAAGAGGCTGTTGCTGCAATTCGTGCGGGGCAGATGGTGGTGGTGGTCGATGATGAGGATCGTGAGAATGAGGGCGATCTGACGCTGGCGGCCGAGTTTGTGACGCCGGAGGCGATCAACTTCATGGCGCGGTTCGGGCGCGGGCTTATCTGCCTGACGCTGACCGAGGAACGCGCGGACTACATGCGACTGGGGCCGATGACGAGCGAGAATACCTCGCGCTTTGGGACGGCCTTTACGGAGAGCGTGGAGGCTCGCGAGGGTGTGACGACGGGCATCTCCGCGGCGGACCGCGCGCATACGATCAAGGTGGCGATCGATCCGAGCTCTACCGCGCATGATCTGGCTCGGCCGGGGCATGTGTTTCCGCTGCGCGCGCGCAAGGGCGGAGTGCTGGTGCGGGCGGGGCAGACGGAGGCTTCGGTTGACCTGGCGCGGATGGCGGGGCTGGTCTCTGCGGGTGTCATCTGCGAGATCATGAACGAGGACGGCACCATGGCTCGTGTGCCCGACCTGGTGGAGTTCTGCAAGGAACACAAGATGCTGATGGTGACGGTGGCGGATCTGATCCGGTACCGGCTGCAGCATGAACGGTATATCCATCGCGTGGCGGAGTCCGTGATGGCGACCGAGTACGGCGAGTTCCGAATGATTGCGTACGAGAACGAGGTGGATGGGAACGAGTCGCATGTGGCGCTGGTGATGGGCGACGTGACGGCGGATGTGCCGGTTCCGGTGCGGGTGCATACGCACTCGCTGGCCGAGGATGTGTTTGGGTTGGTGGGGACGGATAATCGCGAGGTGATCGATGGCTCGCTGCGAATGATCGGCGAGGCGGGGCGTGGGGCGTTGATCTATCTGCATAACGGGACGCGTGGGTTCGGCGTGGATCGCACGGTTGAGCCGCATCGGATCGTGTTCCAGAAGGATCAGCGCGGGCGAGAACGTGGCGACGATCACACGCAGAGGACGCTGCGGCAGGTTGGGTTGGGCGGGCAGATATTGTCGGATCTTGGGATTCGCAAGATCAAGCTGCTGACCAATACGCCGACGCATGTGCCTGCGCTGCAGGGCTTCGGGATCGAGATTGTGGAGCAGGTTCCGATTACGGTTGGCGCTGGTGTGACTAAGTAAGCGGGTTACTGGACCGTCAGGTTGAGGGTGACGGTCTGGGTGATCTGGGTGCCGCTAGTGGAGGTCGCAGTGACCTGGTACTGGTAGGTGCCGGGCGGCGTGGACTGGACGTTTGAGGTCCTGGCTGGTGCGCCGCCGGCACATCCTGCTGAGGTGATCGCAAACGCAGTGAAGGACAAGGCGAGGAGCGTGAGGGTGGCTCGCTGGCGCAGGGTGCGGTTCTTTCTCCAGAGGAGCATGAGACCGGGTAGCAGGATGCAGAGGAGCGTGCTGCTGGGGAGGGGTGCCCGGCGAGCTTGCAGGGTGGTGATGGTGTTGATCGTGACCGTTGAGTTTTGTGCGGAACCGGCAAGGGTGAGGGTCGATGGCTGGATGGAACAGGTCGCGTAGAGCCCCGGGACGACAGATGCACAGGTCAGGGCCACAGGGCCGGTGAAGCCCGCGATAGGGGTCACGGCCAAAGCGTAGGTTGCAGGGGTGCCGCTGATGACGGTTGCGGTGGCTGAGCTTGCTCCGCTCGCGGTGAACGTGAACGATGGAAGTTGAATGCCTGTGCCGCTCAGGGGGATCAGTAGGGGTGAGCTGTGGTCTGAGCTTGTGATAGTGAGGGTGCCGGGCCACAGACCGATAGCGGTGGGGGTGAAGGTCACCTGGATCTGACAGTTAGTGTTGGGAGCGAGCGAGGCGGCGGTGCATGGCTTTGTGACGGTGTAGTCGCCGCTGATGGTGGCGGTGATGTTGGTGACGGGTGCGGTGCCGATGTTGGCGAGGGTGACGGTCATGCTGGCGGATGAACCCAGCGTGACGTTCCCGAAGGCCAGGCTGGCGGGAGTGGAGGTCAGGAGCGACTGAATGCCGGTGCCGGTGAGCGATGCTGTGAGGGGGATGGTGGAGGCACTGGTGGTGAGCGAAAGCGTGCCGGGGCGGGTGCCGGTCTGGGTGGGCTTGAACCTGATTTGGAGGGTGCAGCTTGAGTTTGCGGGGATCGGTGAGCCGATGGGCGGGCAGGTTCCGGCTTGCGTGTAATCGCCGGTGATGGAGGAAGCGGTGATGGTGGCGGCGGTTGAGCCGGAGTTGGTGACCTGGATGGGGAGCGTGGTGGAGACACCTACGACCAGCGGGCCGAAGTCGAGCGAGGTGGGTGAGAGCGAGACGGGGCTGGCGGTCGCGGTGCCGATGAGGCTGATGAACTCGAGCGACGTGGTGGAATCCGTGGCGATATCGAGCGCGGAGACGTGGGTGCCGGTGGTCTGTGGGGTGAAGGCTACGGAGAGGCTGCAGGTTGCTGCGGGCAGGATCGTTGCGCAGCCGTTCTGCGTGGTGAAGTCCGCTGTGGTGGTGGCGGAGAGGACATGCAGGGCGATGGAGCCTGTATTAGTGAGGGTGACGCCCTGCCTGGCGGTTGCGGTGCCCATCTGGGCCTGGGCGAAGGCGAAGGAGCTTTGCGAGAGGGTGTAGGTTGCAAGTGGCGTGGTGCCGGAGGGATTGCTGACCACGAGTGGGCCGGCCTGGCCGATGACGTGGATGAGGTCAGGGCTGGAGGAGGCGTCGCTCTCTATGGTGAGGAGGCCTGAGTCGCTGGTGCTGGCGGGTGAGGCGGTGCCGGTGGCGACCTGGTTTGAGGGCGCGTAGGTCAGGGTTACGGAGCAGCTTTGCCCAGCGGCGAGTGATGTTGTGCAGGTAGTCGTCGAGAGGAATGGTGGGCCGCTGGTGATGCGGCGGATGGTTACGGCGGATGCGGCAGAGGTGTTTGCGAGGGTGAGGGTGCGTGCGAGCGTCTGGCCGGAGGTCACCTGGCCGAAGTTGAGGATGCTGCCGGTCTGAAGGCCGCCGATGATGCTGAGCGTGCCGCCCTGGCTGGTGCCGAAGCCTTCGAGATAGGCCATGGCCTGGCTTGGCGCGGAGCCGTCGGTGGGCGTGGCCTGCGCGGTGAGGGTGCCGGTGATGTCGGCGTTGGTCAACGGGTCAAACTGAAGCTGGATCGTGCAGCTTGCACTGGGTGCGAGCGTGAGGCACGGGGTGCCGGAGAGCGCGAACTGGCGGGGGATGATGAGGTTGAGGGTCAGTGATTTGGCGGTCAGGTTGTTGAGGGTGAACTGGCGGATGGGGCCTTGTGTTGCGATGGCAGTGGGGCCGAAGTCGGTCTGGGACGGGGTGATCTGGAGGGCTGCGGTGGAGACGGTATACGCGCCGTTGAGCGCGACGCTGTAGAGGACGGGTGACGTCGAGCCGGCGCGGGTGACGGGGAGGGTGAGGCTATCGAGGACGGGCGCTGTGCTGGGCAGGAAGGTAATGGCGATCGTGCAGTTGGCTCCGATGGCCAGGGAGCTACAGCCGTCTGCGGCCTGGAATCTGGAGGTGGCGAACGTGGGCGTGCCGATCTGCAATGCGACGCTGTCCGTATTGGTGAGAGTGACGGTCTGCTGGGTTGCGGTGGGGCCGGGGGCGTTGTTGAAGGTGAGGCCGAGCGGGTTGATGGCGATGCCGGGATCGGGTAGTCCGTAGCCGGTGAGGGTGGCGGTGACGGTGCCGTCGCTGCTGGTGAAGGTGAGGGAGCCGGTCCGTGCGCCAGTGGCCGTGGGGGAGAAGCTGAGGGCGAAGGTACAGGAGGCGGTGGGGGCAAGGCTGGTCCCGCAGCTACCGTTGGGGTTGAGGGCGAAGTCGCCGGCGAGGGTGGGGGTGGGGATGGTGACGTTTGCGCCGCTCACGCTCTGGTTGGTGAGGGTGAACGAGATGGCTCCGCTGACGTTATGGACCGGGATGGAGCCGAAGTCCTGGGCGAGCGGAGAGAGCAGCAGGCCGGTGAGGGGTAGGCCGGTTCCTGTGAGGCTGAAGGTGTACGGGACCCCGGCGGCGTTTGAAGACAGGGTGAGCGAGCCTGGTTGCGCTCCCGCGGCGGTGGGCTGGAACTGAACGGCAAGATAGCAGGTCGCACATGCGCCGGTGACTGTGGAGGTGTAGGCCGAGGAAGGCGGCTGTCCGGGGCCGTAACCGAGATCTGCGATGAAGTCGAGCTTGTACGGGCCGGTGGCCGTGGCGCTCAGGCTGGTGAAGGCCTGGGCGACCTTGAAGAACTGCGCGGCGGGTTGGCCGACGGGCTGATTGCCAAAGGCGATCACGCCGTTGCTCACGGGCACGATGGCGGTCGCGGTGCCGCTGAGCGAGACGTAGATGGGATTGATCCCGGTGCCGGAGCCGATGGAGAGCAGGCCTTGCCGCACGCCGGGCTGCGACGGCACGAACGAGATAGCGATGGCACAGGTCTGCCCGCCCGGCAGCGAGGTGCCGCAGCTGTTGACTTGGGTGAAGTCGCCAATGATCGCGAGCGTGATGGGGACGGCTGCGCTGCTGCTGTTGATGACGGAGACTGTCTGGTTGTTGCCGGAGACGCCGGTGACCACGACCGAGGTGGCGAAGGTGACGGAGCTGGGACTCACGCCAAGGGTGGAGCTTGTGCCGCCTCCGGCTGGCGGCTGTGCGAGCGTCTGGCCGGTGAGCAGGACGCTGAGCCCTTGGTCGAGCGTGAGGGTTGCGGTGTCCTTTGAAGGCACGGTGGCAGAGAGATAGCCAATCTGTATGCCGCAGACGGTTCCGGGCGCGATGGTGGTTGGGCAGCTATCGGTGACCGTGAACGGGGAGCTTGCGGGAAGAGTCGCTGTGGCGTGCGCGATGGCGACCGACGAGCTGTTGGAGAGGAGGACGGAGCGCGGAAGGCGCATGCCACCGGGGTATTGGGTGCCGAAGTCGAGCTCAGACGCGGAGACGGAGAGCGAGGCGGCCTGGCTGTAGCCGGTGAGGACGACGTCGCGTGAGCCGATGGACCAGTCCGCGCTGAGCAGGCCGTCGTTTGCGGAGGATGTGGAGGCGGTGAGTGCGAGGGTGATGTGGCAGGTGGCGCCGGCGGCGAGGAGCTTGATGGAGTTGTCGCCGTTGATGGGGCAATCGCTGGCCTGCTCGGTGAAGGGGGATGCGGTCTTGGCGGAGCTGTCGATGGCGGAGGTGAAGGTCTGGTTTGCGGTGCCGAGGTTTGAGACGGCGATGGTGCGGGTGCCGGGTGGGTTGGCTGAGGTCTGAAGGCCGAAGTCGAGTTCCTTCGGCGCGAAGACGATCGTGCTGGTTGGCCCGGTGAAGGCGGCCACTGTGACGGACTGCGAGGCTGCGTTGGAAGCGGTCGCAGTGATGGTTGCGACTGCGCTTCCGGCGAGAAGCATGTCGCACTCGCCACCGGGGCTGAGGGTAATGGGGCAGTTGGTTGCGAGGGTGTCGGCGGTGGTGGTGAGTTGCAGGTTGGTCGCCGGGGCTGAGCCGAGGTTGCGCAGGATCAGCCAGGGGCTGTCGTCGGCTGAGAAGACCAGTGACGGGGCGGATGTGGCGATATTCAGCTTGGCGAGATAGGCTGCTGAGCCGGCGCATAGGCTGCCGTTGCAGGTGGCGGCGGTGACCTCGGCTGCGCGGATCGTGGAGGGCAGAGCCGTGGTGAGGTTGTTGACCAGCGGCAGGTCATAGGTCTCGGTGGCGAGCAGCGCGGAACTGGCCGTGGGCTGGACGGAGCCTGCGATCAGCGGTGAGCCTGTGGGGTCTATGGCGATGGAGGTGATGGTGGCGGGCAGGCTGGCGTAGGTGGCGCTGGCGTTGGGCAGGCCGCCGAAGCGTGCGGTCTGGTCGATGATGTTCTGGGGCGTGACGTGGACGGCGTACGCGCCGCCCAGGGTGGCGAGCGCAGGTGAGGGAAGTAAGGGCGCGGTAAAGGTGCCGTCGACCCAGACCGAGCCGTCCGGTGCGGGGGCGAGCGAGGACTGCTGGCCGGGCGCGATGATGGTGGAGCTTTGTACTGCGCTGCCGTCCAGCGGAAGACGCAGCAGAACCTGGTAGTTCAGCGGAAGTAGAGGCTGAGTGGGCGTGCTGACCGGGAACTGGCCGAGCGCGATCGAGCCCGAGACGAGAAGCGTCTGGCCGGTGGTGTCGAGGGCGACTGAACTAAGTCCCTGGCCCGGGATGAAGGTGGAGAAGATGAGAACGTCGCCGGCGGGTGCCAGTCTGGTCAGAAAGCCGGATGGGTTTGCGACCATCGCAGGAACAAGCGCCGCGGCTGTGGGGAAGCCGGAGGCGGTGGTTGCGCCTGCGAGGTAGGCGTTGTCGAGCGGGTCGGCGGCGATGGCTATGGGGGTGGTGTCGCCGGAGGTGCCGGTGAGGTAGGTGGCGTAGACGAGGGTGCTCCCATCGGACGAAAAGCGTTCGACGAAGCCGTTCTGAAAGCTCCCTGTTGCGGGCGTTTGCTGGAAGCCACTGGAGGTGACGGGAAGGGTTGCGGAGAAGAGGCTGCCGGTGACGAAGACGGCGTCGGCCGTGGCTGCGATGGCCGATGCGGCGATCCTGCTGCCGCCGGTGAAGGTGACGAAGAGCGGGTTGAGGCTGGGGTCGAACTTGGCGACGAAGGAGTTGGTGGAGGCGTCCGTGCGGGCCGGGATGGCGGCTCCACCGGTGCCGGTCAGGGTGGTGGAGGTCGTGGTCCCTGTGACGTAGACGTTGCCTGCGGGGTCGAGCGCTATGGCGAGGCCGATGTCGCCTTGGGCTCCGAGGAGAGCCTGAGCGAGGATGGCGTTGCCTGCGTTATCGGTCTTGAGGACGCGGACACCGTCTTTTTGGTCGAGTAGCAGGTAGAGATTGCCGGCGGAATCTGTCTTGATGGCGTTGAACTGGCCCTGTGCGCCGGTTGCGTGAAGACCTGCGAAGGCAAGCTGCTGGGTCTGGTTCGCCTGCGCGTGAGCCGGGCGGGCAAGCATCGGCGAGGCTAGCAGCAGAAGTCCTGCGATTGCGGAGATCGCCTTCAGTCTCTTCATCATGAGGGTCGGCTGCGGTACTGCTCTGAGTGCAGCCTGTCCTCAATATCCACGTTCCTGAGCGGATTCGGTGGGTCTGTTTTGGAAACTTTCCGCTTGACCAAGGCACTTGTCCCAAAGTGGGACAAGTGAACCGCTTAGACGTTCAAGTTGCCGGTCGTCCACAACTCGGTAGCACCCATCGCCGCGAGCGCCTGCTCGAAGGCCGGCTGGGTCTCGTAGCGGATCGCCTGCATCCCCGCCGCGATGGCTCCGGCAATGTTTTCCTCACGGTCATCGACGAAGAGAATGCGTTCCGCAGGCACGCAGAGACCCGACGCCGCGTGCTGGTAGATGGCAGCCTCCGGCTTGATCAGCAGAAGATGGTGAGAGAAGGTCAGGTGATCGAAGCCGGCCATCCAGGGCAGCGCGGCCAGGACGCCGTGCATCATCTCGTCACCCAGGTTGGAGAGGATGCCGGTGCGCGTGCCGGCGGCCTGCAGGCGCAGCGCCCAATCCACCATGGGCTGATTGAGTTGCGTCCAAAGAACCGTATCGGCGGCGATGAGTCCGTCGATCTGGGGCGCTGCCAGAACATGGCCGACATCCTGGCCGATCGCGCTCCAGTATCCGCGCCCGTTGAGGGTACCCCGGTCATAGTCCGAGCGGTGCTTCCAGTAGGCGTGGGAGAAGGTGGCCTCGTCGAGCGCGAGGAGGTGCTGCATCTCGGCCCAGGCCGCGGGATCGGGCGGTCCGGTCAGCACCAGACCGTAGTCGAACAGGACGGCTTCAATGACGGGTTTCTTCTGATCTTCAGGTTGCATAGAACCTCATTTTAGGCGAGCCGCTACCATGGAGAGATGCCCGTCCGCTTCTCCAAACGAACTGCCTGGGACACCGGTGAGAGCACGCTGGCCGAGGCCGTCCGCCAGGTGCGCAGCAGCGGCCGCAGCCTGATCGATCTCACGCTCTCGAACCCCACGCTCTGCGGCTTTGAGTACGACTCGGCGGCTATTCTGGGAGCCCTTACCAACCCGGCGGCGATGACCTACGACCCTGACCCGCGTGGGCTGACCAGCGCTCGGCGGGCCGTCTCGCAGTACTATGCGGACAACAATGCGCTCGTCGATCCGGCGCAGATTCTGCTGACCACCAGCACAAGCGAGGCCTACAGCTTCCTTTTTCGGCTGCTTTGCGATCCCGGTGACGAGGTGCTGGTCGCGCAGCCGAGCTATCCGCTCTTCGACTTCCTCGCCGACCTGGACGACGTAAACCTGAAGCCGTATCCGCTGTTTTACGACTACGGCTGGTGGATCGACTTCGCGGAGCTTGAGCGCAGGATCGGGCCGCGCACCCGGGCGGTTCTGCTGGTGCATCCCAACAACCCCACTGGGCACGCAACCGGACGCGCGGAACGTGAACGACTGGAGGCGATCTGCGCGGAGCATGGGCTTGCCCTGATCGTCGATGAGGTCTTTCTGGATTACAGCCTGGGTGAGCCGGTGGAGAGCTTCGCCACCGGGCCGCATCCCGCCCTGACCTTCGTGCTGAGCGGCCTGAGCAAGATCTCGGCGCTGCCGCAGATGAAGGTCGGATGGCTCGCCTGCCAGGGGCCGGGGGAGTTGGTTGCGGAGGCGTTCGGACGGCTGGAGGTTATCGCCGACACCTTCCTCTCCATGAACGCACCGGCCCAGCACGCGCTGCCGACCTGGCTGGCGAGCAGGGAATCGATTGTGCCGCAGATCGTCGCCCGTACGCAGACGAACCTTGCGGCTTTGGCTGCTGCCGGCCTGGAGGCCCTGCCGGTTCAGGCGGGCTGGAGCGCAGTTCTGCGGCTGCCGGTCGTGGCGGAGGGACGGATTGATGCGCTGGTGCAGGAGGCCGGGGTGATCGTCCATCCCGGCTCGTTCTACGCGCTGCCGGGTAAGAACCAGATCGTCGTCATCCTGATTGGGCCGGTGACTGAGTTCGCGGAAGGCGTGCTGAGGCTCGCCCGTTGGTGTGAATCTAATTCGTTAACATGAGGTGCGGTGGGAGGAAGCTCTGGATGAGCGATCTCTTTCAAGCCCCACAAACAATTAGGTTTGCAGAAACGGGTTCGATTCGCGCTCTTCGCCGATGGTGGTCGAGTCGCCATGTCCGGGGATGACAAGGGTCTCATCCGGCAATGTCAGGAGCTTGTTGTGGACGGATCGCAGCAGGGTCTTCAGATCGCCACCGGGCAGGTCCGTGCGGCCGATTGAGCCCTGAAACAAGGTGTCTCCGGCAAGCAGCAATGTCTGCTCCGGCAGGTGCAGGCAGACGCTGCCCTCCGTATGACCTGGCGTGTGGTGTGCGATCCCGTTCAGCCCCGCGATGGAGAAGACGTATCCATCCGCAAGATCCTGATCCGGCGCG is a window of Granulicella tundricola MP5ACTX9 DNA encoding:
- a CDS encoding MBL fold metallo-hydrolase gives rise to the protein MIHEILAVGPLRCNCSILGDEISREAIVVDPGDDISRIMALVAKHNLTVKQILITHAHIDHIAGAQELKRLTGAPILYNQRDLPLVAMMDVQAGWVGMKTPEVAAPDQDLADGYVFSIAGLNGIAHHTPGHTEGSVCLHLPEQTLLLAGDTLFQGSIGRTDLPGGDLKTLLRSVHNKLLTLPDETLVIPGHGDSTTIGEERESNPFLQT
- a CDS encoding pyridoxal phosphate-dependent aminotransferase, with protein sequence MPVRFSKRTAWDTGESTLAEAVRQVRSSGRSLIDLTLSNPTLCGFEYDSAAILGALTNPAAMTYDPDPRGLTSARRAVSQYYADNNALVDPAQILLTTSTSEAYSFLFRLLCDPGDEVLVAQPSYPLFDFLADLDDVNLKPYPLFYDYGWWIDFAELERRIGPRTRAVLLVHPNNPTGHATGRAERERLEAICAEHGLALIVDEVFLDYSLGEPVESFATGPHPALTFVLSGLSKISALPQMKVGWLACQGPGELVAEAFGRLEVIADTFLSMNAPAQHALPTWLASRESIVPQIVARTQTNLAALAAAGLEALPVQAGWSAVLRLPVVAEGRIDALVQEAGVIVHPGSFYALPGKNQIVVILIGPVTEFAEGVLRLARWCESNSLT